A region of Campylobacter armoricus DNA encodes the following proteins:
- the fliI gene encoding flagellar protein export ATPase FliI, producing MGLEKLRSKITSQNLASVFGQITKISSTSIEINGLKTSIGDIIKIVSSEDESKEAMAMVVEVDENLSYLSPFGFVEGFKIGDRAFINDAGMQIGVSDELLGRVVDPFMRPKDGKGSIEASKFMPIMRAPIDAMKRGLIEEVFPVGVKTIDALLTCGVGQKLGIFAGSGVGKSTLMGMIVKNSKAPIKVIALIGERGREIPEFIQKNLGGKLDDTVIIVATSDDSALMRKYGAFCAMSVAEYFKEQGKDVLFIMDSVTRFAMAQREIGLALGEPPTTKGYPPSVLSLLPQLMERAGKEEGKGTITAFFTVLVDGDDMSDPIADQSRSILDGHIVLSRELTDFGIYPPINIQNSASRVMGDIISNEHKLAARQFKRLNSLLKENEVLLRIGAYQKGTDKELDQAIAKKDFMQQFLSQNPEESFEFEDTINMLKMIDTQ from the coding sequence ATGGGTTTAGAAAAACTTCGTAGCAAAATAACCTCACAAAATCTTGCTAGTGTGTTTGGTCAAATTACTAAAATTTCAAGCACAAGCATAGAGATTAATGGTTTAAAAACTAGCATAGGTGATATCATTAAAATAGTTTCTAGTGAAGATGAGAGCAAAGAAGCTATGGCTATGGTGGTAGAAGTTGATGAAAACTTAAGCTATCTAAGTCCTTTTGGTTTTGTAGAGGGTTTTAAAATAGGCGATCGTGCATTTATAAACGATGCAGGTATGCAAATTGGCGTTAGTGATGAACTTTTAGGAAGAGTAGTTGATCCTTTTATGCGTCCAAAAGATGGCAAAGGGTCTATTGAGGCGAGTAAATTTATGCCTATTATGCGTGCACCTATTGATGCAATGAAAAGAGGTTTAATAGAAGAAGTTTTTCCAGTTGGAGTAAAAACCATAGATGCGCTTTTAACTTGCGGAGTGGGACAAAAGCTTGGAATTTTTGCAGGTAGTGGAGTAGGAAAATCAACTCTTATGGGTATGATAGTAAAAAATTCCAAAGCTCCTATAAAAGTTATAGCCTTAATAGGCGAACGCGGTAGAGAAATTCCTGAATTTATACAAAAAAATTTAGGTGGAAAATTAGATGATACTGTTATCATAGTAGCCACAAGTGATGATAGTGCTTTGATGAGAAAATATGGTGCATTTTGTGCTATGAGTGTAGCTGAGTATTTTAAAGAGCAAGGAAAAGATGTGCTTTTTATAATGGATAGTGTTACTCGTTTTGCTATGGCTCAAAGAGAAATAGGCCTTGCATTAGGCGAACCACCAACTACAAAAGGCTATCCGCCTAGTGTTTTAAGTCTTTTACCACAGCTTATGGAGCGAGCAGGGAAAGAAGAAGGTAAGGGGACCATAACTGCATTTTTCACCGTGCTTGTAGATGGAGATGATATGAGCGATCCGATTGCAGATCAAAGTAGATCTATACTTGATGGACATATAGTTTTAAGTAGAGAGCTTACTGATTTTGGTATTTATCCACCTATTAATATACAAAATTCAGCTTCAAGGGTTATGGGAGATATTATTAGCAATGAACACAAACTTGCGGCTAGACAATTCAAGCGTTTAAATTCTTTGCTTAAAGAAAATGAAGTATTATTAAGAATTGGTGCTTATCAAAAAGGTACCGACAAAGAACTTGATCAAGCTATTGCTAAAAAAGATTTTATGCAGCAATTTTTAAGTCAAAATCCTGAAGAAAGTTTTGAATTTGAAGATACTATAAATATGCTCAAAATGATTGATACACAATAA
- a CDS encoding iron-sulfur cluster assembly scaffold protein, whose amino-acid sequence MGKNSLIGGSIWDEYSQKVQDRMNNPKYMGELTQDDAKKTNAKLIIADFGAESCGDAVRLYWLVDEKTDKIIDAKFKSFGCGTAIASSDTMAELCIGKTVDEAVKITNLDVEFAMRDNPQTPAVPPQKMHCSVMAYDVIKQAAAHYKGVNPEDFEDQIIVCECARVSLGTIKEVIRLNDLKSVEEITQYTKAGAFCKSCIKAGGHEKKDYYLVDILAETRAEMEREKLKNQSKTDIAFDDMTMVKQLKAVESVLDSDVRPMLHGDGGDLEVIDIQKSESNNIDVYIRYLGACSGCSSGSGATLYAIENILQEELSPNIRVIPV is encoded by the coding sequence ATGGGAAAAAATAGTTTAATAGGCGGTTCTATTTGGGATGAGTATTCCCAAAAAGTTCAAGATAGAATGAATAATCCAAAATATATGGGCGAACTAACACAAGATGATGCAAAAAAAACTAATGCAAAATTAATTATTGCTGATTTTGGAGCTGAAAGCTGTGGCGATGCTGTTAGACTTTATTGGTTGGTAGATGAAAAAACAGATAAAATAATAGATGCTAAATTTAAAAGTTTTGGCTGTGGCACTGCTATTGCAAGTAGTGATACTATGGCTGAACTTTGCATAGGAAAAACAGTGGATGAAGCTGTTAAAATAACAAATTTAGATGTTGAATTTGCTATGAGAGATAATCCTCAAACTCCTGCTGTGCCACCTCAAAAAATGCATTGTTCTGTTATGGCTTATGATGTTATCAAACAAGCCGCAGCACATTATAAGGGGGTTAATCCTGAGGATTTTGAAGATCAAATTATAGTTTGTGAATGCGCTAGAGTTAGTCTTGGAACTATAAAAGAAGTTATAAGATTAAATGATTTAAAAAGTGTAGAAGAAATCACTCAATATACAAAAGCTGGAGCTTTTTGTAAATCCTGTATAAAAGCTGGAGGTCATGAGAAAAAAGATTATTATCTTGTAGATATTTTAGCCGAAACAAGAGCTGAAATGGAAAGAGAAAAACTAAAAAATCAAAGTAAAACAGATATAGCTTTTGATGATATGACTATGGTCAAACAATTAAAAGCTGTAGAGTCTGTTTTAGATAGTGATGTGCGTCCTATGTTGCATGGAGATGGCGGGGATTTAGAAGTGATTGATATACAAAAAAGCGAAAGTAATAATATTGATGTGTATATTCGTTACCTTGGTGCTTGCAGTGGATGTTCAAGTGGTAGTGGGGCAACTTTATATGCTATAGAAAACATATTACAAGAAGAACTTAGCCCTAATATACGCGTTATACCAGTGTAA
- a CDS encoding NifS family cysteine desulfurase has protein sequence MKVYLDNNATTQLAPEAYELMKPFLKEQYGNPNSLHQWGSATHPALKEAMDKLYTGLGASDLDDIVITSCATESINWVLKGVYFDRILNSNKNEIIISSVEHPAVAACAMFLKSLGVKVIELGVDHEGVCSVKDLKEAISDKTALVSIMWANNETGMIFPIEEMAQVAHEYGALFHTDATQAVGKIKVNLTKVGVDFASFSAHKFHGPKGIGGLFIKKGLKLTPLLHGGEHMGGRRSGTLNVPYIIAMAEALRIANTMLDFENSHIRRLRDKLEDLILTIPDTSVVGDRSRRVPNTVLASIKGVEGEAMLWDLNKNGIAASTGSACASEALESNPIMEAIGADNDLAHTALRLSLSRFNTEDEIDYAAEQIKKATQRLRAISSTYAYKG, from the coding sequence TTGAAAGTATATTTAGACAATAACGCAACAACTCAACTTGCACCAGAAGCTTATGAACTGATGAAACCTTTTTTAAAAGAGCAATATGGAAATCCAAATAGTCTTCATCAATGGGGTAGTGCAACTCATCCTGCATTAAAAGAAGCCATGGATAAACTTTACACAGGGCTTGGGGCAAGTGATTTAGATGACATAGTTATAACTTCATGCGCTACCGAAAGTATTAACTGGGTATTAAAAGGTGTATATTTTGATAGAATTTTAAATAGCAATAAAAACGAGATAATCATTTCTAGCGTAGAACATCCTGCAGTTGCAGCTTGTGCTATGTTTTTAAAATCTTTAGGAGTTAAGGTTATAGAACTTGGGGTTGATCATGAAGGCGTTTGTAGTGTAAAAGATCTAAAAGAAGCTATTTCAGATAAAACTGCCTTAGTTAGTATTATGTGGGCAAATAATGAAACAGGTATGATTTTTCCTATCGAAGAAATGGCTCAAGTTGCACACGAATATGGTGCCTTATTCCATACTGATGCTACTCAAGCAGTAGGAAAAATAAAAGTAAATTTAACAAAAGTAGGCGTTGATTTTGCATCTTTTTCTGCCCATAAATTTCATGGTCCAAAAGGTATTGGGGGATTATTCATAAAAAAAGGATTAAAATTAACTCCATTGTTACATGGTGGTGAGCATATGGGTGGAAGAAGAAGTGGAACTTTAAATGTTCCTTATATTATAGCTATGGCAGAAGCTTTAAGGATTGCAAATACTATGCTTGATTTTGAAAATTCTCACATTAGAAGATTAAGAGATAAATTAGAAGATTTAATCTTAACTATACCAGATACTAGTGTAGTGGGAGATAGATCAAGAAGGGTTCCTAATACTGTTTTAGCAAGTATAAAAGGCGTTGAAGGCGAAGCTATGCTTTGGGATTTAAATAAAAATGGCATAGCGGCAAGCACAGGATCAGCTTGTGCTAGCGAAGCATTAGAAAGCAATCCTATCATGGAAGCAATTGGTGCAGATAATGATTTAGCACATACTGCTTTAAGACTTTCTTTATCAAGATTTAACACTGAAGATGAAATAGATTATGCTGCTGAACAAATAAAAAAAGCTACTCAAAGACTTAGAGCTATATCAAGTACTTATGCGTATAAAGGATAA
- a CDS encoding putative motility protein yields the protein MGEVTNNQASLMLNIATTMMKKTIEVNENAVMQVLEGVNANPAPTTTPSTSSGLLDIYA from the coding sequence ATGGGCGAAGTTACCAATAACCAAGCAAGTTTAATGCTTAATATTGCAACTACTATGATGAAAAAAACCATAGAAGTTAATGAAAATGCAGTAATGCAAGTACTTGAAGGCGTAAATGCAAACCCTGCTCCAACTACTACTCCTAGCACTAGTTCAGGATTGCTTGACATTTACGCTTAA